A window of the Sphingobium sp. CAP-1 genome harbors these coding sequences:
- a CDS encoding peptide MFS transporter: MATSDIVPAEAGKTWLGHPRGLYLLFFAEMWERFSYYGMRAILIFYLTKHFLFGEDKAYLLYGAYTSLVYITPVIGGYLSDRYLGPRKAVTAGGVFIAIGHFLIAITEGPGGQHPFFLNGFYLALASIIVGTGFLKANVSVLVGELYARDDHRRDPAYSIFYMGINMGGMLGPIVCGLLGELWGWSWGFGAAGVGMLLGLVMFVWLKPWLLGRGEPPAPQQLRTPTAAGLSQEWTIYLGAALGVVAIWGVIRYAELLGYALLGFSALTVAYILWRTLGTLGKVDRDRMFAALFLIALNPLFWGLFEQTGSSLNIFTDRNVDRAILGWEVPASLFQSVNSVFIILFAPLFAVVWTFLDKRRLEPSSPAKFGIGLILCGAGFLVLVAGAAMAGAKLTPVIFVFLIYLFHTLAELCFSPVGLSAMTRLSVSSMVGLVMGTWFLAMAAGNFIAGLIARATGSGEAGDVTQVLDVYTRIGWFSVVVGGLVLLVSPYVKRMMHLDTIGAEDRA, encoded by the coding sequence ATGGCGACCTCGGACATCGTACCGGCGGAGGCGGGCAAGACCTGGCTTGGCCATCCGCGCGGGCTTTACCTGCTGTTTTTCGCGGAAATGTGGGAACGCTTTTCCTATTACGGGATGCGCGCCATCCTCATCTTCTACCTCACCAAACATTTCCTCTTTGGCGAGGACAAGGCCTATCTGCTCTACGGCGCCTACACCTCGCTGGTCTATATCACGCCTGTCATCGGCGGTTATCTGTCCGACCGCTATCTCGGCCCGCGCAAGGCGGTGACGGCGGGCGGCGTGTTCATCGCCATCGGCCATTTCCTGATCGCCATCACCGAAGGGCCGGGGGGGCAGCACCCCTTCTTCCTCAACGGCTTCTACCTCGCGCTCGCCAGCATCATCGTCGGCACCGGCTTTTTGAAGGCGAACGTCTCGGTGCTGGTCGGCGAACTCTATGCCCGCGACGACCATCGCCGCGACCCGGCCTATTCGATCTTCTATATGGGCATCAACATGGGCGGGATGCTCGGCCCGATCGTCTGCGGCCTGCTCGGCGAACTGTGGGGCTGGAGCTGGGGCTTCGGCGCGGCGGGTGTGGGCATGTTGCTCGGCCTCGTCATGTTCGTCTGGCTCAAGCCCTGGCTGCTCGGCCGGGGCGAGCCGCCCGCGCCGCAGCAGTTGCGCACGCCGACCGCCGCCGGCCTCAGCCAGGAATGGACCATCTATCTGGGCGCGGCGCTGGGCGTCGTCGCCATCTGGGGGGTGATCCGCTATGCCGAACTGCTGGGCTATGCGCTGCTCGGCTTCTCGGCGCTGACCGTCGCCTATATCCTCTGGCGCACGCTCGGCACGCTGGGCAAGGTCGACCGTGACCGCATGTTCGCCGCGCTGTTCCTGATCGCGCTCAACCCGCTTTTCTGGGGGCTGTTCGAACAGACCGGATCGTCGCTCAACATCTTCACCGATCGCAATGTCGATCGCGCGATTTTGGGCTGGGAAGTGCCCGCGTCGCTGTTCCAGTCGGTCAATTCGGTTTTCATCATCCTGTTCGCCCCGCTATTCGCGGTCGTGTGGACCTTCCTCGACAAGCGCCGCCTCGAACCCTCCTCGCCCGCCAAGTTCGGCATCGGTCTGATCCTGTGCGGCGCGGGTTTCCTGGTGCTGGTCGCGGGCGCGGCCATGGCCGGCGCGAAGCTGACCCCGGTGATCTTCGTTTTCCTCATCTACCTGTTCCACACGCTGGCCGAACTCTGCTTCTCGCCGGTCGGCCTGTCCGCCATGACCCGCCTGTCGGTGTCGTCGATGGTCGGCCTTGTGATGGGCACCTGGTTCCTTGCCATGGCGGCGGGCAATTTCATCGCCGGCCTCATCGCCCGCGCCACTGGCAGCGGCGAAGCCGGCGATGTGACGCAGGTGCTGGACGTTTACACCCGGATCGGCTGGTTCTCCGTGGTGGTGGGCGGGCTGGTCCTGCTCGTTTCGCCTTATGTGAAGCGGATGATGCATCTCGACACGATCGGCGCGGAGGACAGGGCATGA
- a CDS encoding nitroreductase family protein, with amino-acid sequence MFNDLSSPLALLQTRRSGKPRDLIAPGPDDAQLRQILEVALRTPDHGKLAPWRFVIVPQDKRDALAALLEAAYRAEKPDAGRLEIEAMHQFAQQAPTLVVALSAPVVGSKIPVWEQELSAGAAIMNLLHATHALGFAGGWLTGWPSYNDDVRDAFGGAGEKIAGFIFIGTPGRPQEERPRPEYDDSVSVWDR; translated from the coding sequence ATGTTCAACGATCTTTCCTCCCCGCTCGCCCTGCTCCAGACCCGCCGTTCCGGCAAGCCGCGCGACCTGATCGCGCCCGGCCCCGACGACGCGCAGTTGCGGCAGATACTGGAAGTGGCGCTGCGCACGCCCGATCATGGCAAGCTGGCGCCGTGGCGCTTCGTGATCGTGCCGCAGGACAAGCGCGATGCGCTGGCGGCGCTGCTGGAGGCCGCCTATCGCGCCGAGAAGCCGGACGCCGGGCGGCTGGAGATCGAGGCGATGCACCAGTTCGCGCAGCAGGCGCCGACATTGGTGGTGGCACTGTCCGCCCCGGTCGTGGGCAGCAAGATCCCGGTCTGGGAACAGGAATTGTCGGCCGGCGCGGCGATCATGAACCTGCTCCACGCCACCCATGCGCTGGGCTTTGCCGGCGGCTGGCTGACCGGCTGGCCAAGCTATAATGACGATGTGCGCGACGCTTTTGGCGGCGCGGGCGAGAAAATCGCCGGCTTCATTTTCATCGGGACGCCGGGCAGGCCACAGGAAGAACGGCCGCGACCAGAATATGATGACTCCGTGTCGGTGTGGGACAGATAA
- a CDS encoding GntR family transcriptional regulator, which produces MADDSKPVYLRLREIIAASILDGEFSDGDLLPSVRAFAATQGANPLTVAKAYQSFQDDGLVLVKRGVGMFVADGATRRLREMERAHFIDTVWPPVAAQIRRLGIRLDDLDLAKA; this is translated from the coding sequence ATGGCCGACGACTCCAAACCCGTCTATCTCCGCCTGCGTGAGATCATTGCCGCCTCCATCCTGGATGGAGAATTTTCCGATGGCGACCTGCTCCCGTCGGTGCGCGCCTTTGCCGCGACGCAGGGGGCCAATCCACTGACGGTGGCGAAAGCCTATCAGAGTTTTCAGGATGACGGGCTGGTGCTGGTGAAGCGCGGGGTCGGCATGTTCGTCGCCGACGGCGCGACCCGCCGCCTGCGCGAGATGGAGCGCGCGCACTTTATCGACACTGTGTGGCCGCCGGTCGCGGCGCAGATTCGCCGGCTGGGGATCAGGCTCGACGATCTGGATCTGGCGAAGGCCTGA
- a CDS encoding tetratricopeptide repeat protein produces the protein MRRSRLFLIAGIGLLLLGVAGLWQWRAHERDGSAALTRGLAALDRGDARTARVELMNAIRANPRSADARAAQARALALLGDGPGAQAEATRARALGQPAANTRAVMAQALFLQGDSPGALREARAADLPEASAVAAARVIACAALATGDANGARKALERALTLAPDDAENWIDLGRFRLAIGDQGGAILAADRAVALAPGNAGALALRGELTRAQYGLTAALPWFDRALAANPDSVPALEHYAATLADAGRASQALSLSRRLLGLDPANPRAWMLQAVLAARAGEGDLARKLLDRTKGRLDDEPATRLLRGVLHMEDGNAVLAAEALASLVDAQPDNRAARTLLGRAYYLNGDHASAASTLAPIVAQRDADPYVLTLAARAQEALGDRALAADMLARAAWPVRAAADPFASPRDAALANGAPPASAATARDNVPYIRALLASGRTEDALARARLLSRANPGAPDAWLVLGDTLGAAGQPGEAARAYEAAGNIRFDRAAALRLAAVWARAGNPARAGQVVQLFLSQNPNDVEAQRLAAAMAAQAQDWRAALRLLRAVRAQVGDNDAMLMADLARAALESGDRGGARAYAAHAYRLMPASPITADMLGWVLLRTGDKGPAPVDLLEKAVALAPGAPALHLHLGQAYAAAGRKGDAKLALGRAIAVRGFTGRQEAIDALAVL, from the coding sequence ATGCGCCGTTCGCGCCTGTTCCTGATCGCCGGCATCGGCCTGCTCCTGCTGGGCGTCGCCGGTCTGTGGCAATGGCGCGCGCATGAGCGCGATGGCAGCGCGGCACTGACGCGCGGGCTTGCCGCGCTCGACCGGGGCGACGCCCGCACCGCACGGGTCGAACTGATGAACGCGATTCGGGCCAATCCCCGCTCGGCCGACGCCCGCGCCGCGCAGGCGCGCGCGCTCGCCCTGCTGGGCGATGGTCCCGGCGCGCAGGCGGAGGCGACCCGCGCCCGCGCACTGGGGCAGCCCGCCGCTAACACTCGCGCGGTGATGGCGCAGGCGCTGTTCCTGCAAGGGGATTCGCCCGGCGCGCTGCGCGAAGCCCGCGCTGCCGACTTGCCCGAAGCCTCCGCCGTCGCCGCCGCGCGCGTGATCGCCTGCGCCGCGCTGGCGACCGGCGACGCCAATGGCGCGCGCAAGGCGCTGGAACGCGCGCTGACCCTTGCGCCCGACGACGCCGAAAACTGGATCGATCTCGGTCGCTTCCGCCTCGCCATCGGCGATCAGGGCGGGGCGATCCTCGCGGCTGACCGGGCCGTCGCGCTGGCCCCCGGCAATGCCGGCGCGCTCGCCCTGCGCGGCGAACTCACTCGCGCCCAATATGGCCTGACCGCCGCCTTGCCCTGGTTCGACCGGGCGCTTGCCGCCAACCCCGATTCCGTCCCGGCGCTCGAACATTATGCCGCGACCTTGGCCGACGCCGGCCGGGCCAGTCAGGCGCTCAGCCTCAGCCGCCGCCTGCTCGGCCTCGATCCCGCCAACCCGCGCGCCTGGATGCTTCAGGCGGTGCTGGCGGCGCGGGCCGGGGAGGGCGATCTCGCCCGCAAGCTGCTCGACCGCACGAAGGGCCGGCTTGACGACGAACCGGCGACCCGGCTGCTGCGCGGCGTGCTGCATATGGAGGATGGCAATGCCGTGCTGGCGGCCGAGGCGCTGGCCTCGCTGGTCGACGCCCAGCCCGACAACCGCGCCGCCCGCACCCTGCTTGGCCGCGCCTATTATCTCAATGGCGACCATGCGTCGGCCGCCTCCACTCTGGCCCCGATCGTCGCCCAGCGCGACGCCGATCCCTATGTGCTGACGCTCGCCGCGCGCGCGCAGGAGGCGCTGGGCGATCGCGCCCTCGCCGCCGATATGCTCGCCCGCGCCGCCTGGCCGGTGCGCGCCGCCGCCGATCCTTTCGCCAGCCCGCGCGACGCAGCGCTGGCCAATGGCGCGCCGCCCGCCAGCGCCGCCACCGCGCGCGACAATGTCCCCTATATCCGTGCGCTGCTCGCCAGCGGCCGGACGGAGGATGCACTCGCCCGCGCCCGTCTGCTCAGCCGCGCCAATCCCGGCGCGCCCGACGCCTGGCTGGTGCTGGGCGATACGCTGGGCGCGGCGGGCCAGCCGGGGGAGGCCGCCCGCGCCTATGAGGCGGCGGGCAATATCCGCTTCGATCGTGCCGCCGCCCTGCGCCTCGCCGCCGTCTGGGCGCGTGCCGGCAATCCCGCCCGCGCGGGGCAGGTGGTGCAGCTTTTCCTGTCGCAAAATCCCAATGATGTGGAGGCGCAACGTCTTGCCGCCGCTATGGCCGCGCAGGCGCAGGACTGGCGCGCCGCGCTCAGGCTGCTGCGCGCCGTCCGCGCGCAGGTGGGGGATAATGACGCGATGCTGATGGCCGATCTCGCCCGTGCCGCGCTGGAAAGCGGCGATCGCGGTGGCGCCCGCGCCTATGCCGCCCATGCCTATCGCCTGATGCCCGCCAGCCCGATCACCGCCGACATGCTCGGCTGGGTGCTGCTGCGCACCGGCGACAAGGGGCCGGCGCCCGTCGACCTGCTGGAAAAGGCGGTTGCTCTGGCCCCCGGCGCGCCGGCGCTGCACCTGCATCTGGGTCAGGCCTATGCTGCCGCCGGGCGGAAGGGCGACGCGAAACTGGCGCTGGGCCGCGCGATCGCGGTGCGTGGCTTTACCGGCCGACAGGAAGCGATCGACGCGCTGGCGGTCTTGTAA
- the prsR gene encoding PEP-CTERM-box response regulator transcription factor: MSDTRPKLLIVEDDPGLQRQLRWAYEDYQLFIAGDRQEAIEMLRAETPDVVTLDLGLPPDPDGTTEGFATLAEMLRIKPDTKIIVASGHGARESALDAIAGGAYDFYQKPVDIDELGLIVRRAFHVHALERENLRLAETAPEDGRVLGRIISGAPEMMKVARTIERVASANVSVLLLGASGTGKELLAQGLHDASPRRGGAFVAINCAAIPETLLESELFGHEKGAFTGAVKTTPGKIEQAQGGTLFLDEVGDIPLALQVKLLRFLQERVIERIGGRQPIAVDTRIVCATHQDLEAMIAAGTFREDLYYRLAEISVRIPALRDRPGDPALLARHFLARFARDMNPQVKGLAPDALAALDAWGWPGNVRELENRMKRAVIMADGKLITAADLDLDDDRADGGDVVNLKAAREMADRRAIRRAIARTDGNISGAAKILGISRPTLYDLLKQYQMQG, encoded by the coding sequence ATGAGCGATACCCGCCCCAAATTGCTGATCGTCGAGGATGATCCGGGCCTGCAACGGCAATTGCGCTGGGCCTATGAGGATTATCAGCTTTTCATCGCCGGCGACCGTCAGGAAGCGATCGAGATGCTGCGCGCCGAAACGCCCGATGTGGTGACGCTGGACCTGGGCCTGCCGCCCGATCCCGACGGCACGACCGAGGGCTTCGCCACGCTGGCGGAGATGCTCAGGATCAAGCCCGATACCAAGATCATCGTCGCGTCCGGCCATGGCGCGCGCGAAAGCGCGCTGGATGCGATCGCGGGCGGCGCCTATGATTTTTACCAGAAGCCGGTCGACATTGACGAACTGGGCCTGATCGTCCGCCGCGCCTTTCATGTCCATGCGCTGGAGCGGGAGAATCTCCGCCTCGCCGAAACCGCGCCGGAGGATGGGCGGGTGCTGGGCCGGATCATCAGCGGCGCGCCCGAAATGATGAAGGTCGCCCGCACCATCGAACGGGTCGCCAGCGCCAATGTCTCGGTCCTGCTGCTGGGCGCCAGCGGCACCGGCAAGGAATTGCTGGCGCAGGGACTGCATGACGCCAGCCCCCGGCGCGGTGGCGCGTTCGTCGCGATCAATTGCGCCGCCATCCCCGAAACCCTGCTCGAATCCGAACTGTTCGGCCATGAAAAGGGCGCCTTCACCGGCGCGGTCAAGACCACGCCGGGCAAGATCGAACAGGCGCAGGGCGGCACGCTGTTTCTGGACGAAGTGGGCGACATCCCGCTCGCCTTACAGGTCAAGCTGCTCCGTTTCCTGCAAGAGCGGGTCATCGAACGGATCGGCGGACGCCAGCCGATCGCGGTCGACACCCGCATCGTCTGCGCCACGCATCAGGATCTGGAGGCGATGATCGCGGCCGGCACATTCCGGGAGGATCTCTATTATCGCCTCGCCGAAATCAGCGTGCGTATCCCCGCGCTCAGGGACCGGCCGGGCGACCCGGCGCTGCTCGCGCGCCATTTCCTCGCCCGCTTCGCTCGCGATATGAACCCGCAGGTCAAAGGGCTGGCCCCCGATGCGCTCGCCGCGCTCGACGCCTGGGGCTGGCCCGGCAATGTGCGCGAGCTGGAAAATCGCATGAAGCGCGCCGTCATCATGGCCGACGGCAAGCTCATCACCGCCGCCGATCTCGATCTGGACGATGATCGTGCCGATGGCGGCGATGTGGTGAACCTGAAGGCCGCGCGCGAAATGGCCGACCGCCGTGCCATCCGCCGCGCCATCGCCCGCACCGACGGCAATATTTCCGGCGCGGCCAAGATATTGGGGATCAGCCGGCCGACCCTCTATGACCTGCTCAAACAATATCAGATGCAGGGCTGA
- the prsK gene encoding XrtA/PEP-CTERM system histidine kinase PrsK: MGALLQFVGDWGHALAAVLFAALGIFLLRRRDDAPEPRLLAAALLLTSCWALYVSFGGVSKPLSGVGESIRNAGWLLLLFVMLRRGPAGRASPAATVIAVYAAVAGLVLLQTFTDLVWRQLSPASDLHHALVTCSLILRMMTAIGSLLLVHHLYTAWPSRERGGVALLLGSLAAMWTYDLNLYAIRYLAPTRVDELYALRGLLMALLAPVIAVGMRKGMAGRLQLSRAMAFQSLSIVAIALYVAVLLAAAVLIEVIAGPYARVVEIAAVFFTAVTALVLLPSPRIRALWKVQVAKHFFQHRYDYRTEWMRFGDTIGRPGEDAAPLGERVAKAVADITDSPAAMLLLRDERGGLAFETHWNWNGDLTEADTVSPAAVARLEQTGWIVDFAKLRGGEGALDLPGWMVDDRRAWALVPLIHYGRLIGVILLARPPVDRRLDWEDFDMLRAAGRQAATHISEAQGQQALDDAQRFDEFNRRFAFIAHDIKNLVSQLSLLSRNAERHADNPEFRADMLLTLKESVGKMNDMLARLSLHNKGRPEEPRAMPLAALLAQLAGTRARQHVVQVSGDAPPVLADPARVEQIILHLMQNAIDASPPGSPVELRLSADAQDAIVEVIDRGRGMSAEYIRRDLFKPFSSSKAGGFGLGAFEARSLAQAMGGRIDVDSKPGAGSRFTLRLPLAPRMDRTEKAA; encoded by the coding sequence ATGGGCGCGCTCCTGCAATTTGTCGGCGACTGGGGCCATGCGCTGGCGGCCGTGCTGTTCGCGGCGCTGGGCATTTTCCTGCTGCGGCGGCGGGACGACGCGCCCGAACCGCGCCTGCTCGCCGCCGCCCTGCTGCTGACCTCCTGCTGGGCGCTCTACGTCTCCTTCGGGGGCGTATCCAAACCGCTGTCGGGCGTGGGCGAAAGCATCCGCAACGCCGGCTGGCTGCTGCTGCTTTTTGTCATGTTGCGGCGGGGACCGGCGGGACGGGCGAGTCCCGCCGCCACGGTGATCGCCGTCTATGCGGCGGTCGCGGGACTGGTCCTGCTCCAGACCTTCACCGACCTTGTCTGGCGGCAATTGTCGCCGGCCAGCGACCTGCATCATGCGCTCGTCACCTGTTCGCTGATCCTGCGGATGATGACCGCGATCGGCAGCCTGCTGCTGGTCCATCATCTCTATACCGCCTGGCCCTCGCGTGAGCGGGGCGGGGTGGCGCTGTTGCTGGGATCGCTGGCGGCGATGTGGACCTATGATCTCAATCTCTACGCCATCCGCTATCTCGCGCCGACCCGTGTGGATGAACTTTATGCGCTCCGCGGGCTGTTGATGGCCTTGCTTGCGCCGGTGATCGCCGTGGGGATGCGCAAGGGCATGGCCGGGCGGCTGCAATTGTCGCGCGCCATGGCCTTTCAGTCGCTCTCGATCGTCGCCATCGCCCTCTATGTCGCGGTGCTGCTCGCCGCCGCCGTGCTGATCGAGGTTATCGCCGGTCCCTATGCGCGGGTGGTGGAGATTGCCGCCGTATTCTTCACCGCCGTCACGGCGCTCGTCCTGCTGCCTTCGCCGCGCATCCGGGCACTGTGGAAGGTGCAGGTCGCCAAGCATTTCTTCCAGCATCGCTACGATTATCGCACCGAATGGATGCGATTTGGCGACACGATCGGCCGCCCCGGCGAGGATGCCGCCCCGTTGGGCGAGCGCGTCGCCAAGGCGGTGGCCGACATCACCGACAGCCCGGCGGCGATGCTGCTGCTGCGCGATGAGCGCGGCGGGCTGGCGTTCGAAACCCACTGGAACTGGAACGGCGATCTGACGGAGGCCGATACGGTGTCGCCCGCCGCTGTCGCAAGACTGGAACAGACTGGCTGGATTGTCGATTTCGCGAAGCTCAGGGGTGGGGAGGGCGCGCTCGATCTGCCCGGCTGGATGGTCGATGACCGCCGCGCCTGGGCGCTGGTCCCCCTGATCCATTATGGCCGGCTGATCGGCGTGATCCTGCTTGCCCGCCCGCCCGTCGACCGCCGCCTCGACTGGGAGGATTTCGACATGCTGCGCGCCGCCGGGCGGCAGGCGGCCACCCATATCAGCGAGGCGCAGGGCCAGCAGGCGCTGGACGACGCCCAGCGCTTCGACGAATTCAACCGCCGCTTCGCTTTCATCGCGCATGACATCAAGAATCTGGTCAGCCAACTCTCGCTGCTGTCGCGCAACGCCGAACGCCATGCCGACAATCCCGAATTTCGCGCCGACATGTTGCTGACGCTCAAGGAATCGGTCGGCAAGATGAACGACATGCTCGCCCGCCTGTCGCTGCATAACAAGGGCCGGCCCGAAGAACCGCGCGCCATGCCGCTCGCCGCCTTGCTGGCCCAGCTTGCCGGCACCCGCGCCCGCCAGCATGTCGTGCAGGTCAGCGGCGACGCGCCGCCCGTGCTGGCCGATCCCGCGCGGGTCGAACAGATCATCCTCCACCTGATGCAGAACGCTATCGACGCCAGCCCGCCGGGCAGCCCGGTCGAGTTGCGCCTGTCCGCCGATGCGCAGGATGCGATTGTCGAAGTGATCGACCGGGGCCGGGGCATGAGCGCCGAATATATCAGGCGCGACCTGTTCAAGCCCTTTTCCTCCAGCAAGGCGGGCGGATTCGGCCTCGGCGCGTTCGAGGCGCGCAGCCTGGCGCAGGCAATGGGTGGCCGCATCGACGTTGACAGCAAGCCCGGCGCGGGCAGTCGCTTCACCCTGCGCCTGCCGCTGGCCCCCCGCATGGACAGAACAGAAAAGGCCGCCTGA
- a CDS encoding TIGR03013 family XrtA/PEP-CTERM system glycosyltransferase yields the protein MIRLFKHYVPHAVLLLGMLDFVLLLCAAEAGWIVRAHQIGMDVDHVMTRVGPLLSFAVAIQTAMIAVGTYGTEALQSIRFAFARLLVAVSLGVIFLSVIYFLLPGMTLWRSNSLYAMGFAMALLVTVRLLLGSMLGGEAFKRRLVVLGAGNRAHRIKQLEERRGAGFLVVGYIAMNDGAQVIPEAINRDAIFNLSDFVVRLNASEVVLALEERRNAIPMADLLRIKTTGVHVNDLSTFLERETGRVDLASVNPSWLIFSDGFSAGRRLSSISKRLFDVIASSILLLLTGPIILLAALLVKLDSKGPAFYRQQRVGLYGQEFWIVKLRTMRQDAEVAGQAVWAEKDDPRITRLGYWLRKLRIDELPQTWTVLKGEMSFVGPRPERRQFVDDLEQQLRYYAERHMVKPGITGWAQINYPYGASLEDSRHKLEYDLYYAKNYTPFLDLLILIQTLRVILWPDGAR from the coding sequence ATGATCAGGTTGTTCAAACATTATGTGCCGCACGCCGTGCTGCTGCTGGGGATGCTGGATTTCGTCCTGCTGCTGTGCGCCGCCGAAGCCGGCTGGATCGTGCGCGCGCATCAGATCGGCATGGATGTCGATCATGTGATGACCCGTGTTGGCCCGTTGCTGAGCTTCGCCGTCGCCATCCAGACCGCGATGATCGCCGTCGGCACCTATGGCACCGAAGCGCTGCAATCGATTCGCTTCGCCTTCGCGCGGCTGCTGGTCGCCGTGTCGCTTGGCGTGATTTTCCTGTCCGTCATCTATTTCCTGCTGCCCGGCATGACGTTGTGGCGCTCCAATTCGCTCTACGCCATGGGCTTCGCCATGGCGCTGCTGGTGACGGTGCGCCTGCTGCTCGGCTCGATGCTGGGCGGGGAGGCGTTCAAGCGGCGGCTCGTGGTGCTGGGGGCGGGCAATCGCGCCCATCGCATCAAGCAACTGGAGGAACGGCGCGGCGCGGGCTTTCTGGTCGTGGGCTATATCGCGATGAACGACGGGGCGCAGGTGATCCCCGAAGCGATCAACCGCGACGCCATTTTCAACCTGTCCGACTTCGTCGTGCGCCTCAATGCCAGCGAAGTCGTGCTGGCGCTGGAGGAGCGGCGCAATGCCATCCCCATGGCCGACCTGCTGCGGATCAAGACTACCGGCGTGCATGTCAACGACCTCTCGACCTTCCTGGAGCGCGAAACCGGCCGCGTCGACCTGGCCAGCGTCAATCCCAGTTGGCTGATCTTTTCCGACGGCTTTTCCGCCGGCCGCCGCCTGTCGAGCATTTCCAAGCGGCTGTTCGACGTGATCGCCAGTTCGATCCTGTTGCTGCTGACCGGCCCGATCATCCTGCTCGCGGCGCTGCTGGTGAAGCTGGACAGCAAGGGACCGGCCTTCTACCGCCAGCAGCGCGTCGGCCTCTATGGTCAGGAATTCTGGATCGTGAAGCTGCGCACCATGCGGCAGGACGCCGAAGTCGCCGGGCAGGCGGTCTGGGCGGAAAAGGATGATCCGCGCATCACCCGCCTGGGTTATTGGCTGCGTAAATTGCGCATCGATGAATTGCCCCAGACCTGGACCGTGCTGAAGGGCGAGATGAGTTTCGTCGGCCCGCGTCCCGAACGTCGCCAGTTCGTCGACGATCTGGAACAGCAACTGCGCTATTATGCCGAACGGCATATGGTGAAGCCGGGCATCACCGGCTGGGCGCAGATCAATTATCCCTATGGCGCATCGCTGGAGGACAGCCGGCACAAGCTGGAATATGACCTCTATTACGCCAAGAATTACACGCCTTTCCTGGACCTTCTGATCCTGATCCAGACCTTGCGGGTCATCCTCTGGCCCGACGGCGCACGCTGA
- a CDS encoding sigma-70 family RNA polymerase sigma factor gives MDEEAGEIGGIEERATLSDSDFKRELAAVIPHLRAFGRSLSGNRDLADDLVQETLLKAWAARNRFQAGTNMRAWTFIILRNHYLSQMRRSRFRGDWDDLTADRILAAPAGQDKHVELSDMQRALLQLPQPQREALILVGAGGFAYEEAAEICGVAVGTIKSRVARGRAALEQILENGDLPSRRTQETTDTAVLDEIMDDVDRLSRGRGPADDGG, from the coding sequence ATGGATGAAGAGGCTGGCGAAATCGGCGGGATCGAGGAACGTGCCACGCTGTCCGACAGTGATTTCAAGCGCGAACTCGCGGCGGTCATCCCGCATCTGCGCGCGTTCGGGCGCTCCTTGTCGGGCAATCGCGACCTGGCCGACGATCTGGTGCAGGAAACCCTGCTCAAGGCATGGGCGGCGCGCAACCGTTTTCAGGCCGGCACCAATATGCGCGCCTGGACCTTCATCATCCTGCGCAATCACTATCTGTCACAGATGCGCCGCTCGCGCTTCCGGGGCGACTGGGACGATCTGACCGCCGACCGCATCCTCGCCGCCCCCGCCGGGCAGGACAAGCATGTCGAACTGAGCGACATGCAGCGCGCGCTGCTGCAACTGCCCCAGCCCCAGCGCGAAGCGCTGATCCTGGTCGGCGCCGGCGGTTTCGCCTATGAGGAAGCGGCCGAGATTTGTGGCGTCGCGGTCGGCACGATTAAGAGCCGGGTGGCGCGTGGGCGCGCCGCGCTGGAACAGATTCTCGAAAATGGCGATCTGCCCTCGCGCCGCACCCAGGAAACCACCGATACCGCCGTTCTTGACGAGATTATGGACGATGTCGATCGTCTCAGCCGCGGGCGCGGCCCGGCCGATGACGGGGGATGA
- a CDS encoding response regulator encodes MSLGQQLHPHLPFLRRYARALTGSQAHGDAYVRAALEAIVAAPEEFPGHVDPRLGLYKTFHAIWSSAHLDDVPVSPGGGREAIAQARLGRLTPLPRQALLLTALEGFTVDDVAYLIDMDADAVEALVEEALGEIEAQTRARVLIIEDEPIIAMDIETIVRDLGHDVTAIAVTREDAVREALADRPGLVLADIQLADDSSGIDAVKDILAEFSVPVIFITAFPERLLTGERPEPTFLITKPFQRSTVKAAISQALFFDEATAPA; translated from the coding sequence ATGTCGCTTGGACAGCAACTGCACCCCCATCTTCCGTTCCTGCGCCGCTATGCCCGCGCCCTGACGGGAAGCCAGGCGCATGGCGACGCCTATGTGCGCGCCGCGCTGGAAGCGATCGTGGCGGCGCCGGAGGAATTTCCCGGCCATGTCGATCCGCGCCTCGGCCTCTACAAGACGTTCCACGCCATCTGGTCCTCCGCCCATCTGGACGATGTGCCGGTGTCGCCGGGGGGCGGCCGTGAAGCGATCGCCCAGGCGCGTCTGGGCCGCCTGACGCCGCTGCCGCGTCAGGCGTTGCTGCTGACCGCGCTGGAAGGTTTCACCGTCGATGATGTCGCCTATCTGATCGACATGGATGCGGACGCGGTGGAGGCGCTGGTCGAGGAAGCGCTGGGCGAGATCGAGGCGCAGACCCGCGCCAGGGTTCTCATCATCGAGGATGAGCCGATCATCGCGATGGACATCGAAACCATCGTCCGCGACCTTGGCCATGATGTCACCGCCATCGCCGTCACGCGCGAGGATGCGGTGCGCGAGGCGCTGGCCGACCGGCCGGGTCTGGTCCTGGCTGATATCCAGCTCGCCGACGACAGCAGCGGCATCGACGCGGTAAAGGATATTCTCGCCGAATTTTCGGTGCCGGTCATCTTCATCACCGCTTTCCCCGAACGGCTGCTGACCGGCGAGCGGCCCGAACCGACCTTCCTCATCACCAAGCCGTTCCAGCGCTCGACGGTAAAGGCCGCCATTTCCCAGGCGCTGTTCTTCGATGAGGCGACCGCCCCGGCCTGA